The following coding sequences are from one Ooceraea biroi isolate clonal line C1 chromosome 5, Obir_v5.4, whole genome shotgun sequence window:
- the LOC105287704 gene encoding probable ATP-dependent RNA helicase pitchoune, producing MSVPTKVLMRKIKKREKTKLAVLKRREEEKDATTSEKTENGTETTDKQDANNIPSTDETTENLPGTAIGFKVTNDMSFLVLSGKVCENTLKAISDMGFTNMTEIQAKSIPPLLEGRDLVGAAKTGSGKTLAFLIPVVQRIYESKFMPRNGTGCIIMSPTRELSMQTFGVLKELMKYHYHTYGLLMGGASRQTEAQKLEKGVNIIVATPGRLLDHLQNTPNFVYKHLQCLVIDEADRILDIGYEEELKQIINILPKRRQTMLFSATQTEKVAMITTLALKKEPIYVGVDDDKEMATVEGLQQGYVACPSEKRFLLLFTFLKKNRKKKMMVFFSSCMSVKYHHELLNYIDLPVMSIHGKQKQTKRTTTFYQFCNASSGILLCTDVAARGLDIPDVDWIVQYDPPDDPKEYIHRVGRTARGEGSSGHALLILRPEELGFLRYLKEARVPVNEYEFSWNKIADIQLQLEKLISKNYYLNLSAKEAYKNYIRAYDSHHLKSVFDIETLDLTKVAKSFGFIIPPAVDLRVGVSKASRPRKRLGGGGYGQFQGMNDPSSAKRVKRAKTFRQVGNRGQDKRQFSR from the exons atgtcggTGCCTACGAAGGTGCTGatgcgaaaaattaagaaacgAGAGAAGACGAAATTGGCGGTGTTGAAGCGacgcgaggaagaaaaag ATGCAACCACATCGGAAAAGACAGAAAACGGAACGGAAACAACGGATAAACAAGacgcaaataatattccttctaCAGATGAGACCACTGAGAACC TACCGGGTACAGCCATTGGTTTCAAAGTGACAAACGATATGAGCTTCTTGGTGTTGAGTGGCAAAGTATGCGAAAACACTTTGAAGGCGATAAGCGACATGGGTTTTACGAATATGACGGAGATACAAGCGAAATCTATCCCGCCGCTTCTAGAAGGCAGAGATCTGGTCGGTGCCGCCAAAACCGGATCTGGCAAGACGTTGGCGTTCTTGATCCCTGTGGTTCAGCGGATTTACGAGTCAAAATTTATGCCCCGTAATG GTACCGGATGCATCATCATGTCCCCCACGAGGGAATTGTCTATGCAGACCTTTGGAGTGTTGAAGGAATTGATGAAATACCATTATCATACGTATGGTTTGTTAATGGGTGGCGCCAGCAGACAGACGGAAGCACAAAAACTCGAGAAGGGTGTCAATATCATCGTGGCGACACCGGGACGACTGTTGGATCACTTGCAGAACACACCAAATTTCGTGTACAAGCATCTCCAGTGTCTGGTGATCGATGAAGCCGATCGTATCCTGGACATTGGATACGAGGAGGAGCTGAAGCAGATCATCAATATTCTTCCAA AACGCCGGCAGACGATGCTCTTCAGTGCGACGCAGACGGAAAAGGTGGCGATGATAACGACACTAGCCCTGAAGAAGGAACCCATATACGTGGGGGTCGACGATGACAAGGAGATGGCGACTGTGGAGGGCTTACAACAGGGTTACGTGGCATGCCCGAGCGAGAAGAGATTTCTGCTTTTGTTCACATTTTTGAAGAAGAACaggaaaaagaagatgatGGTGTTTTTCAGTTCCTGCATGTCGGTCAAATATCATCACGAACTGTTAAACTACATCGATTTACCAGTAATGAGTATACAC GGCAAGCAGAAGCAGACGAAGCGGACCACGAccttttatcaattttgcaatgCCTCATCCGGTATTCTGCTTTGTACCGACGTGGCCGCGAGAGGTCTGGATATACCCGATGTCGACTGGATCGTGCAATACGATCCACCGGACGATCCAAAG GAATACATTCATCGCGTGGGTCGAACTGCTCGCGGTGAGGGTAGCAGCGGACACGCCTTGCTGATATTGCGGCCGGAAGAGCTTGGCTTTCTTCGTTACCTCAAGGAAGCTCGTGTGCCCGTGAACGAATATGAATTCTCCTGGAACAAGATTGCCGACATACAACTGCAG CTTGAGAAGctaatatcgaaaaattattaccTAAACCTGTCGGCGAAAGAGGCGTACAAGAATTACATCAGAGCCTACGACTCCCATCACTTGAAAAGTGTCTTTGATATAGAGACTCTGGATCTGACAAAAGTCGCAAAGTCCTTTGGGTTTATCATACCGCCAGCGGTGGATCTGA GAGTGGGAGTCAGTAAAGCTTCGCGACCACGGAAAAGGCTCGGCGGAGGCGGTTACGGGCAGTTTCAAGGCATGAACGATCCGAGCTCGGCAAAGCGGGTAAAGCGCGCCAAGACCTTTCGCCAGGTAGGCAACCGTGGGCAGGACAAGCGGCAATTCAGCAGATAA